Proteins from a single region of Sphaerochaeta globosa str. Buddy:
- a CDS encoding TetR/AcrR family transcriptional regulator — protein sequence MSIQTRRERDAQKMKEDILAAAREISNQDGFASISIRKIAQKIEYTPSIIYHYFSNKEEILEQLLESGYLKLTTSLASSKRISDNPEDTLRIMTRTYIEEALKIPEEFAIVHSDSSPNVIKHTSFLFEGASEKRKAIHMIKKCIIDMNPQEELEGGKVELTAQSIAAATMGLTLKLIAEKNLEEAQKKKIIDYFSDEMVVRMAKYPGK from the coding sequence ATGTCGATACAAACAAGAAGAGAACGTGATGCACAAAAAATGAAGGAAGATATCCTTGCTGCTGCAAGAGAAATTTCCAACCAGGATGGGTTTGCAAGCATCTCGATAAGAAAGATTGCCCAAAAGATCGAGTATACACCGTCCATAATCTATCATTATTTTTCCAACAAAGAGGAAATATTAGAACAACTGTTGGAAAGTGGTTATCTGAAATTGACTACATCCCTTGCTTCGTCAAAAAGGATCTCGGACAATCCAGAAGATACATTGCGTATTATGACCCGTACCTATATTGAAGAAGCACTAAAGATCCCTGAAGAGTTTGCAATTGTTCACTCAGATAGCTCCCCAAATGTGATAAAACACACTTCCTTCCTTTTTGAGGGAGCCTCAGAAAAAAGAAAGGCAATTCATATGATTAAGAAGTGTATCATCGACATGAATCCACAAGAAGAATTGGAGGGGGGAAAAGTAGAATTAACCGCTCAGTCGATAGCGGCTGCAACAATGGGTCTGACACTAAAATTAATCGCTGAGAAAAACCTGGAAGAAGCACAGAAAAAGAAAATAATCGATTACTTTTCCGATGAAATGGTAGTCAGAATGGCAAAGTACCCGGGAAAATGA
- a CDS encoding carbohydrate ABC transporter permease, with protein sequence MPVQKSHYRNVALFLSFVGPSILFFVLVFIVPMIFGVYLTFTDWNGYSSSKVLVGLKNYIDVFSDGSFWKSMANTVRYSFVSVVMVNLLAFALAYMLTSGIKGERFLRAVFFIPNLIGGLILGYIWRFIFSRVVVNLYSVIPLALFKQSWLSSPDTAMAAMIIVTTWQYSGYILLIYIAGFIGIPQDMIEAARIDGAKELCITRKIRIPLMVPSIVVSLFLTLTRTFKVYDLNLSLTGGGPYDATKLAAMHIYAKAFEEQKYGVGQAEALILFVVMATIALTQTYIGKKREQEM encoded by the coding sequence ATGCCTGTTCAGAAATCTCACTATCGGAATGTCGCTTTATTCCTTTCGTTCGTCGGACCTTCAATCCTTTTCTTTGTGTTGGTGTTTATCGTTCCGATGATATTCGGTGTATACCTTACGTTTACTGATTGGAATGGATATTCGAGCAGCAAAGTGTTGGTTGGGTTGAAAAACTATATCGATGTTTTCTCTGATGGTTCATTCTGGAAATCGATGGCGAACACCGTTAGGTATTCGTTTGTTTCAGTTGTGATGGTCAACTTGTTGGCCTTCGCCCTTGCCTACATGCTAACGAGCGGGATTAAAGGGGAGCGCTTCCTGCGAGCTGTTTTTTTTATTCCGAATCTCATCGGAGGCCTGATTCTAGGCTATATTTGGAGGTTTATCTTCAGCCGGGTTGTTGTGAACCTGTATTCAGTCATTCCATTGGCACTTTTCAAGCAATCGTGGCTCTCTTCTCCCGATACTGCAATGGCTGCAATGATTATTGTTACTACATGGCAATACTCAGGATATATCCTGTTGATTTATATAGCCGGTTTTATTGGCATTCCACAGGATATGATTGAGGCTGCACGAATCGACGGTGCGAAGGAATTGTGTATTACGAGAAAAATTCGGATACCGCTCATGGTTCCCTCGATAGTGGTAAGTTTATTCCTGACCTTGACAAGAACATTCAAAGTATATGATTTGAATTTGTCGCTTACCGGTGGCGGCCCCTACGATGCAACGAAATTGGCAGCGATGCACATATATGCAAAGGCCTTTGAGGAACAAAAATATGGGGTCGGGCAGGCTGAAGCACTCATACTGTTTGTCGTGATGGCGACTATTGCCCTTACCCAGACATACATCGGAAAGAAACGGGAACAGGAGATGTAG
- a CDS encoding IS3 family transposase: MYSYEERKKAVELYIKFDKSASAVVRELGYPTTRMLTLWYREYLENGDLRKKSRMQSGYTAEQKAVAVKYYQEHGRGFARTVKALGYPCRQLLGKWVSQDSSCDFQPLKREQPVVKCTDKQKMAAVVSVASGEKTSKQIQSEIGVSRRTVWHWKRQLLGEVSNPEMRRKSQKESEKASSEQEIQLRAECNDLKEERDRLQKQVQKLQMEKDILEKAAEIIKKDEGIGIDTLSNREKAMIIDALTGRYTIRQLLPSLHMAKSSYFYQIQAMKKDKHELVRKDLRNVFSENRQCYGYRRLHAVMTSNGSTISEKVVLRLMHEENLVVPSVKRKKYSSYKGELSPEVENIIKRDFHAENPNEKWLSDITEFSIPAGKVYLSPVIDCFDGYVTSWTRGTSPNAELVNSMLDGAVGTLEDGEHPLVHTDRGSHYRWPGWIERMDNAGLVRSMSKKGCSPDNSACEGFFGRLKNEMFYSRSWFGVSIEEFCALLDDYIYWYNEKRIKMSLGGRSPLEYRRSLGLVS, from the coding sequence ATGTATTCATACGAAGAGAGGAAGAAAGCCGTTGAACTTTACATAAAGTTTGACAAAAGTGCTTCTGCTGTCGTAAGGGAACTTGGGTATCCAACCACCAGGATGCTTACGCTATGGTATCGGGAATACCTTGAGAATGGAGACCTGCGCAAGAAGTCTCGAATGCAATCAGGATACACAGCAGAGCAAAAAGCGGTTGCTGTCAAATACTACCAGGAGCACGGGAGAGGATTCGCCCGTACGGTCAAGGCTCTCGGATATCCTTGCCGCCAACTTCTTGGGAAATGGGTCAGCCAAGACTCTTCTTGCGATTTTCAACCTTTGAAAAGGGAACAGCCTGTTGTAAAATGCACAGACAAGCAAAAGATGGCCGCTGTAGTGTCTGTAGCTTCCGGTGAAAAGACTTCAAAACAGATCCAATCAGAGATTGGAGTATCCCGGAGAACGGTCTGGCATTGGAAACGGCAATTGCTTGGGGAGGTAAGCAACCCCGAGATGAGAAGGAAATCCCAAAAAGAATCCGAGAAGGCTTCATCAGAACAGGAGATTCAGCTGAGGGCTGAATGCAACGACTTGAAAGAAGAACGGGACAGGCTGCAGAAGCAGGTACAGAAGCTCCAGATGGAGAAGGATATTCTTGAAAAGGCGGCTGAAATAATAAAAAAAGATGAGGGCATCGGTATCGATACACTCTCCAACAGGGAGAAAGCCATGATTATCGATGCCCTTACAGGCAGGTACACCATAAGGCAGCTGCTGCCCTCCCTGCATATGGCGAAAAGCAGTTACTTCTACCAAATCCAAGCCATGAAGAAAGATAAGCATGAGCTTGTCAGGAAAGACCTGAGGAATGTGTTCTCTGAGAACCGGCAGTGTTACGGTTATCGCCGACTGCATGCAGTCATGACATCCAATGGAAGCACCATTTCAGAGAAGGTGGTTCTTCGCCTTATGCACGAGGAAAACCTTGTCGTTCCTTCCGTGAAGAGAAAGAAGTACAGCTCATACAAGGGTGAGCTCAGCCCTGAGGTCGAGAACATCATCAAGCGTGACTTCCATGCCGAGAATCCGAATGAGAAATGGCTGAGCGACATCACGGAATTCAGCATTCCCGCCGGCAAAGTATATCTTTCTCCGGTGATTGATTGTTTTGACGGCTACGTCACCTCCTGGACCCGTGGTACGAGCCCCAATGCGGAGCTGGTGAACTCGATGCTGGATGGGGCTGTAGGAACACTGGAAGACGGTGAGCACCCATTGGTCCATACCGATCGGGGGAGTCATTACCGTTGGCCCGGCTGGATTGAGAGAATGGATAATGCCGGGTTGGTTCGTTCAATGTCGAAGAAAGGCTGCTCACCCGACAATTCGGCATGCGAAGGTTTTTTCGGCCGATTGAAGAATGAGATGTTCTATTCCCGCTCATGGTTTGGTGTATCAATCGAAGAGTTTTGTGCACTGCTTGATGATTACATCTATTGGTATAATGAGAAACGAATCAAAATGTCCTTGGGAGGGCGGAGCCCTCTTGAGTACCGCAGGAGTCTTGGTCTAGTATCATAG
- a CDS encoding carbohydrate ABC transporter permease: protein MASEKRNSTKQSFGIKTLFGFVLCFIYLLPFALVLVNSLKRKVSIVKFPLQLIDDNGLQFINYSNAIEKMDFFRSFANSIVITVFSVMILVVFSSMAAYFLVRHSTWKVCKLTFSLMLASMAVPFQVVMIPLITIYGGTLHVLNSRATLILMNFGFGVAMCIFMCHGFIKSSVPIAVEEAATIDGCSAHGIFFRIVFPLLKPILSTLVILESMGFWNDFLLPSLVLGQRRLYTLPLAIRTFYGTFSNDYGNIMAGLVLSMLPIIILYILLQRNIISGVVSGAVKF from the coding sequence ATGGCCTCTGAGAAAAGAAATTCCACAAAACAGAGCTTCGGGATCAAGACCCTTTTTGGATTTGTTCTGTGTTTCATCTACCTGCTTCCGTTTGCCCTGGTGTTGGTCAACTCCTTGAAGCGCAAAGTGAGTATTGTCAAGTTTCCCTTGCAACTTATCGATGACAATGGCTTGCAGTTCATAAACTATTCGAATGCCATCGAAAAGATGGATTTCTTCAGGTCGTTTGCAAACAGCATCGTCATTACGGTGTTCAGCGTTATGATTCTGGTTGTTTTCTCGTCGATGGCGGCATATTTTCTTGTTCGACACAGTACCTGGAAAGTGTGCAAGCTGACTTTCTCTTTGATGCTTGCCTCAATGGCGGTTCCTTTTCAGGTAGTGATGATTCCCTTGATTACCATCTATGGCGGCACACTGCATGTATTAAATTCCCGAGCTACTTTGATTTTGATGAACTTTGGGTTTGGCGTTGCGATGTGCATCTTCATGTGCCATGGATTCATAAAATCAAGCGTTCCAATCGCAGTTGAGGAAGCTGCGACGATAGATGGCTGCAGCGCACATGGTATTTTTTTCCGTATCGTGTTTCCTTTGCTGAAACCGATTTTGTCGACGTTGGTGATTCTCGAGTCCATGGGATTCTGGAATGATTTCCTGCTTCCTTCCTTGGTGCTTGGACAACGACGTTTGTATACGCTACCCTTGGCAATCCGGACATTTTATGGCACTTTTTCCAATGATTATGGGAATATTATGGCTGGACTAGTACTTTCCATGCTTCCTATTATTATTCTCTATATTCTGTTGCAACGTAATATAATTAGCGGTGTTGTCTCTGGTGCTGTAAAATTTTAA
- a CDS encoding LacI family DNA-binding transcriptional regulator → MSTINDVAKEANVSTATVSRVINGSSRINADTEKKVLDAMSKLRYSPNTIARSLAKGHNDCIGFLLPDLSMPFWAKLAHEVEKCAKSHGWNVMISSAPKNLDDYYAAYNRLSGSMVSGIITTFIGGTADFIGRSKTPTVTIGSINEGSHSVSSNDEQGGIFATRHLISRGCKKIIHISGEMLPQRSSNARTYAFVKECEQSGIQCKLYETSLVDQVENDYAGIVGNVFYENADFDGIFASNDILASMCLSTALSLGYRVPQDIKIVGYDDIPISAMIYPPLTTIHQNYQKLATLAVETVLNLINGVDVPMKQQVPVELIVRGTT, encoded by the coding sequence GTGTCGACAATCAACGATGTAGCAAAAGAAGCCAATGTATCAACAGCAACGGTATCCAGAGTAATCAATGGTAGTTCCCGAATCAACGCCGATACTGAAAAAAAAGTATTGGACGCAATGTCCAAATTGCGCTATAGCCCGAATACAATCGCCAGGTCATTGGCGAAAGGTCATAACGATTGTATTGGTTTCCTCCTTCCTGATCTGAGCATGCCCTTCTGGGCGAAATTGGCTCATGAAGTCGAGAAGTGTGCAAAAAGTCATGGTTGGAATGTTATGATTTCCTCTGCTCCCAAAAACTTGGATGATTATTATGCAGCATACAATCGTCTTTCAGGAAGTATGGTTTCTGGGATTATTACCACATTCATCGGGGGGACTGCCGACTTCATTGGTAGGTCGAAGACTCCGACTGTGACAATAGGCAGCATCAATGAAGGTTCTCACTCCGTATCGTCCAACGATGAGCAGGGTGGTATTTTTGCAACCCGTCACCTCATCTCCCGCGGTTGTAAGAAAATCATTCATATCAGTGGTGAAATGCTTCCCCAGCGGTCATCGAACGCACGGACATATGCCTTTGTCAAGGAATGTGAACAGTCTGGTATCCAATGCAAGCTGTATGAGACTTCTTTGGTGGATCAGGTTGAGAACGACTATGCAGGAATTGTTGGAAATGTTTTTTATGAGAACGCCGACTTCGATGGCATTTTTGCCAGCAACGATATTCTTGCAAGTATGTGTTTGTCGACTGCGCTCTCTCTGGGCTATCGTGTACCGCAAGATATAAAAATTGTGGGGTATGATGACATACCCATCAGCGCAATGATATATCCTCCGCTCACAACGATACATCAGAACTATCAAAAGTTGGCGACTCTTGCAGTTGAGACTGTCTTGAATCTGATTAATGGAGTCGATGTTCCAATGAAACAGCAAGTTCCTGTTGAATTGATTGTTCGTGGAACAACATAG
- the gtfA gene encoding sucrose phosphorylase, translating to MSQKITNRIMLITYPDCFGQGLKDLRMVLDTDFKGLFGGLHILPFFPSTADRGFSPTTYTEVDPRFGDWDDIMALGEQYYLMYDYMINHLSSESDAFKDFVEKKDASLYRDFFIRYKDFWSNGEPTKQDLERMYRRKQIPWITVQFNDGSQEKLWTTFSDYQVDINQNSRVAKQFHADTISFLASHGGTLIRLDAVAYAAKREGTSCFFAEPEIWELLQQCADVLKGSNSVVLPEIHENYFLQQKVEENGYYVYDFQLPMLVLNALYFGKSRYLKNWLRICPRKQFTTLDTHDGIGVVDARYLMPDEELLATRRRCFEMNPDVYAMYAHSGIKIDLDAFDTYQINCTYYSACGADDWQYYIARAIQFFAPGIPQVYYVGLLAGENDFELYNQTQQNRDVNRSYYSLLDVKENMKRPIVQKLMRLMAFRNTHPAFNGDFEVLPSGVSELDLCWRNGSEYAILYVDFSTFECSIVYTEQGVEKEL from the coding sequence ATGTCACAAAAAATCACAAATCGAATCATGTTGATTACGTATCCTGATTGTTTTGGCCAGGGCCTGAAGGACTTGAGAATGGTTCTGGATACCGATTTCAAAGGGTTGTTCGGAGGACTTCATATCCTTCCGTTTTTCCCTTCTACCGCTGATCGAGGATTCTCTCCGACCACCTATACAGAAGTGGATCCACGGTTCGGCGATTGGGACGATATCATGGCACTGGGCGAGCAGTATTACCTGATGTACGACTATATGATTAATCATCTGTCATCGGAAAGTGATGCATTCAAGGATTTTGTTGAGAAGAAAGACGCCTCGCTGTATCGCGATTTCTTTATCCGATATAAAGACTTTTGGTCGAATGGGGAGCCGACAAAACAAGATCTGGAAAGGATGTACCGCCGGAAACAGATTCCCTGGATTACTGTTCAGTTCAACGATGGGTCACAAGAGAAGTTGTGGACGACGTTCAGCGACTACCAGGTAGACATCAATCAAAATTCACGAGTTGCCAAGCAATTTCATGCGGACACTATTTCATTTCTTGCTTCCCATGGCGGTACCTTGATTCGCCTCGATGCGGTTGCCTATGCGGCAAAGAGGGAGGGTACTAGTTGCTTTTTTGCAGAGCCGGAAATTTGGGAATTGCTACAGCAGTGTGCTGATGTATTGAAAGGTTCAAATTCCGTTGTGCTTCCTGAAATCCATGAGAATTATTTCTTGCAACAGAAAGTCGAGGAGAATGGCTACTATGTATACGATTTCCAACTCCCGATGCTTGTTCTGAATGCGCTCTATTTCGGTAAAAGCCGATATCTGAAGAACTGGTTGAGGATTTGCCCGAGAAAGCAATTCACGACATTGGATACCCACGATGGGATCGGGGTGGTGGATGCTCGATATCTCATGCCGGATGAGGAGTTGCTTGCCACCCGCAGGCGGTGTTTCGAGATGAATCCCGATGTATATGCAATGTATGCACATTCAGGAATAAAGATTGATTTAGATGCGTTCGATACGTATCAGATCAACTGTACCTATTATTCTGCCTGCGGTGCGGATGACTGGCAGTATTATATTGCCCGCGCTATTCAATTTTTCGCCCCTGGTATTCCTCAAGTGTATTATGTCGGGCTTCTTGCTGGGGAGAATGATTTTGAGCTCTACAACCAGACACAACAGAATCGTGATGTGAACCGGTCGTATTATTCTTTGCTGGATGTGAAAGAGAACATGAAGCGACCGATTGTGCAGAAACTGATGCGCCTGATGGCCTTTCGGAACACGCATCCTGCCTTCAACGGTGATTTTGAAGTGCTCCCATCTGGTGTATCTGAACTAGATCTCTGTTGGAGAAATGGTTCAGAGTATGCAATATTGTATGTTGATTTCTCGACGTTCGAATGTTCAATTGTCTATACAGAACAGGGTGTTGAGAAAGAGCTGTGA
- a CDS encoding InlB B-repeat-containing protein: MKTWKILTIFTVLVLSLFIGCSDMIDTMARIELTVTINDHNIPLDSAFTLHATREGSSDQISKTLGSVATDVTLIELQSGTWTLRVQARADGVLIGEGEVSVTTKPGTAIPATINMVYQYAVTFDAASGTASLPGKDVVYADTYGTLPTASRIGYAFDGWYTGLNGTGTEVDETTTVSTTTNHTLHAKWTPLRYDITYALNSGTNNASNPSTYTIETTDIILAAPTRTGYSFGGWFADSTFAGSAVPSILQGSTGSKTLYAKWNPLSYDITYALNSGTNNASNPSTYTIEATDIILAAPTRTGYTFDGWFADSTFAGSAIPSIPQGSTGTKTLHAKWMANSNLAIFDKQEGTGGTVSVSATYDAAMPGAMAPTRAGFTFGGYYDREGGGGNQYYTDAMASMRSWDKTAETTLYAKWTSLVTYDSQGATTAADPTAKTVIYTSGIDTVGLLPTPPQRTGYTFGGWWTATSGNGTEFTAITPVNGNITVYAKWIANTYAVTYDGNGATDGSVPGTGITKTHDIDLVIHGNTGNLVRTGYAFSGWNTLSGGSGTDYAVNSTYVVNAAVTLYAKWNPHSNTAYKVEHYLQDLSGSTYTLSDTENMTGITGEPVTAEAKSYTGFTENTSNTSKVDSGTVAGDGTLVLRLYYDRNTYSVNFIENEGSAVTDLTGVRYGATITAPTAPTRTGYTFGGWYKESSLATTWTFGSDAVTSALTLYVKWTSLVTYDSQGATTAADPTAKTVIYTSGIDTVGLLPTPPQRTGYTFGGWWTATSGNGTEFTATTPVNGNITVYAKWIANTYAVTYDGNGATDGSVPGTGITKTHDIELFIHGNTGNLVRTGYAFSGWNTLSDGSGTDYAANSTYAVNAAVTLHAKWMANSNLAIFDKQEGTGGTVSVSATYDAAMPGAMAPTRAGFTFGGYYDREGGGGNQYYTDAMASMRSWDKTAETTLYAKWTSLVTYDSQGATTAADPPAKTVIYTSGIDTVGLLPTPPQRTGYTFGGWWTATSGNGTEFTATTPVNGNITVYAKWIANTYAVTYDGNGATDGFVPGTGITKTHDIDLVIHGNTGNLVRTGYAFNDWNTQADGLGTDYAVNSTYVVNAAVTLYAKWTPNTNTAFKVEHYLQDLSGSTYTLSDTENMTGITGEPVTAEAKSYTGFTENTSNTSKVDSGTVAGDGTLVLRLYYDRNTYSVNFIENEGSAVSDLTGVRYGATITAPTAPTRTGYTFGGWYKESSLTNAWSFGSDAVVADTTLYAKWITNYVVGGLGPSGGYIFYAKESYSEGWRYLEVAPSDIVLGGSDYGHVFGYYRTTPIEDNQGTGATGTAIGTGKANTASLVGSMGAAAYTESSGTTTTSDYAAKLTDDYTITNGGVTYSDWFLPSKDELNQMYLNLKVSNLVNFSSDTYNEYWTSSEYDSGYAMYQSFDNGYQGYIYRGSMGHRVRPVRAF; encoded by the coding sequence ATGAAAACTTGGAAGATTCTAACGATATTCACAGTTTTGGTGCTCTCTCTATTCATCGGATGCAGCGACATGATCGATACGATGGCCCGCATTGAACTGACGGTTACCATCAATGACCACAACATTCCCTTGGATTCAGCATTCACGCTCCATGCAACCCGCGAAGGGTCTTCAGACCAGATCAGCAAGACACTCGGCTCAGTGGCGACCGATGTGACCCTTATTGAATTGCAAAGCGGAACTTGGACGCTGCGTGTACAAGCAAGGGCCGACGGCGTGCTGATAGGTGAAGGTGAAGTTTCCGTTACCACCAAGCCGGGGACCGCCATACCTGCGACGATCAACATGGTCTATCAGTATGCGGTCACATTCGATGCTGCAAGCGGTACTGCTTCGCTACCGGGTAAGGATGTCGTGTATGCAGACACCTATGGTACGTTGCCGACTGCCAGCAGGATCGGGTATGCATTCGACGGATGGTATACCGGCCTCAATGGTACGGGAACTGAAGTTGATGAGACGACGACAGTGTCCACGACGACGAATCACACGCTGCATGCAAAGTGGACCCCCCTCCGTTACGACATTACCTACGCTTTGAATAGCGGGACCAACAACGCGTCCAATCCCTCCACCTATACGATTGAAACTACTGATATCATACTAGCTGCTCCCACGAGAACCGGCTATTCATTCGGTGGCTGGTTCGCCGACAGTACCTTCGCAGGGAGTGCAGTACCAAGCATCCTGCAAGGGTCCACGGGGTCCAAGACGCTGTACGCGAAGTGGAATCCGCTCAGCTACGACATCACGTATGCTTTAAACAGCGGGACCAACAACGCGTCCAATCCCTCCACCTACACGATTGAGGCCACTGATATCATACTAGCTGCTCCCACGAGGACCGGCTATACGTTCGATGGCTGGTTCGCCGACAGTACCTTCGCAGGGAGTGCAATACCAAGCATCCCGCAGGGCTCCACGGGGACCAAGACGCTGCATGCTAAATGGATGGCCAACAGCAATTTGGCAATCTTTGACAAGCAGGAAGGTACCGGTGGAACAGTTTCAGTGAGTGCAACCTATGATGCAGCGATGCCAGGGGCAATGGCTCCCACAAGGGCCGGTTTCACATTTGGTGGATACTACGATAGAGAAGGTGGTGGTGGAAACCAATACTATACCGATGCGATGGCAAGTATGCGCAGTTGGGACAAGACTGCCGAGACTACACTGTATGCGAAATGGACCTCTCTGGTGACGTATGATAGCCAGGGTGCGACGACAGCAGCCGATCCTACTGCTAAAACTGTAATCTACACTTCGGGAATCGACACGGTCGGCTTACTACCGACACCTCCCCAGAGGACGGGTTACACTTTCGGTGGATGGTGGACGGCAACAAGCGGAAACGGAACCGAGTTCACAGCTATCACACCGGTGAATGGAAACATTACCGTTTATGCGAAATGGATAGCCAACACCTATGCCGTCACCTACGATGGGAATGGTGCAACCGATGGCTCTGTACCTGGAACTGGCATAACCAAGACTCACGATATTGATCTTGTTATTCATGGGAATACGGGAAACCTGGTGAGGACCGGCTATGCCTTCAGTGGTTGGAACACCCTGTCGGGTGGTTCTGGAACTGATTATGCAGTAAATAGCACCTATGTTGTAAATGCTGCTGTCACGCTGTATGCGAAGTGGAATCCCCACAGCAATACGGCATACAAGGTGGAGCATTACCTGCAGGACCTTAGCGGAAGCACGTATACCCTGAGTGATACCGAGAACATGACAGGGATAACTGGCGAGCCGGTCACTGCCGAAGCGAAGAGCTACACGGGTTTCACCGAGAATACCAGCAATACCTCCAAAGTGGACAGCGGGACGGTGGCAGGCGATGGTACGCTTGTGCTGAGGCTGTACTATGACCGCAATACATACTCGGTAAATTTCATCGAGAACGAGGGTAGTGCAGTGACCGATCTGACGGGAGTGCGATACGGAGCAACGATTACTGCACCGACGGCCCCGACAAGGACCGGGTATACCTTTGGCGGATGGTACAAGGAGTCGAGCCTAGCCACAACTTGGACGTTTGGTAGCGATGCGGTAACCAGTGCCCTTACTCTGTATGTGAAGTGGACCTCTCTGGTGACGTATGATAGCCAGGGTGCGACGACAGCAGCCGATCCTACTGCTAAAACTGTAATCTACACTTCGGGAATCGACACGGTCGGCTTACTACCGACACCTCCCCAGAGGACGGGTTACACTTTCGGTGGATGGTGGACGGCAACAAGCGGAAACGGAACCGAGTTCACAGCTACCACACCGGTGAATGGAAACATTACCGTTTATGCGAAATGGATAGCCAACACCTATGCCGTCACCTACGATGGGAATGGAGCAACCGATGGCTCTGTACCTGGAACTGGCATAACCAAGACTCACGATATTGAGCTTTTCATTCATGGGAACACGGGAAACCTGGTGAGGACCGGCTATGCCTTCAGTGGTTGGAACACCCTGTCGGATGGATCGGGAACCGATTATGCAGCAAATAGCACCTATGCTGTAAATGCAGCAGTCACGCTGCATGCTAAATGGATGGCCAACAGCAATTTGGCAATCTTTGACAAGCAGGAGGGCACCGGTGGAACAGTTTCAGTGAGTGCAACCTATGATGCAGCGATGCCAGGGGCAATGGCTCCCACAAGGGCCGGTTTCACATTTGGTGGATACTACGATAGAGAAGGTGGTGGTGGAAACCAATACTATACCGATGCGATGGCAAGTATGCGCAGTTGGGACAAGACTGCCGAGACTACACTGTATGCGAAATGGACCTCTCTGGTGACGTATGATAGCCAGGGTGCGACGACAGCAGCCGATCCTCCTGCAAAGACTGTAATCTACACTTCGGGAATCGACACGGTCGGCTTACTACCGACACCTCCCCAGAGGACGGGTTACACTTTCGGTGGATGGTGGACGGCAACAAGCGGAAACGGAACCGAGTTCACAGCTACCACACCGGTGAATGGAAACATTACCGTTTATGCGAAATGGATAGCCAACACCTATGCCGTCACCTACGATGGGAATGGAGCAACCGATGGCTTTGTACCTGGAACTGGCATAACCAAGACTCACGATATTGATCTTGTTATTCATGGGAATACGGGAAACCTGGTGAGGACCGGCTATGCCTTCAACGATTGGAACACGCAGGCGGATGGATTGGGAACCGATTATGCAGTAAATAGCACCTATGTTGTAAATGCTGCTGTCACGCTGTATGCAAAATGGACTCCCAATACCAATACGGCATTCAAGGTGGAGCATTACCTGCAGGACCTTAGCGGAAGCACGTATACCCTGAGTGATACCGAGAACATGACAGGGATAACTGGCGAGCCGGTCACTGCCGAAGCGAAGAGCTACACGGGTTTCACCGAGAATACCAGCAATACCTCCAAAGTGGACAGCGGGACGGTGGCAGGCGATGGTACGCTTGTGCTGAGGCTGTACTATGACCGCAATACATACTCGGTAAATTTCATCGAGAACGAGGGTAGTGCAGTGTCCGATCTGACGGGAGTGCGATACGGAGCAACGATTACTGCACCGACGGCCCCGACAAGGACCGGGTATACCTTTGGTGGATGGTACAAGGAGTCGAGCCTGACCAATGCATGGTCGTTTGGCAGCGATGCGGTCGTAGCGGATACCACGCTCTATGCGAAGTGGATCACGAATTACGTAGTTGGAGGCTTAGGCCCATCCGGCGGATACATTTTCTATGCTAAGGAAAGCTACAGTGAAGGTTGGCGATATCTTGAGGTAGCTCCTTCGGACATCGTATTGGGCGGATCCGATTATGGACATGTTTTCGGATATTACCGGACAACCCCAATAGAGGACAATCAAGGGACGGGTGCTACGGGCACGGCGATAGGAACGGGTAAGGCGAACACTGCTAGCCTTGTGGGTAGCATGGGAGCAGCAGCCTATACTGAAAGTTCGGGAACCACGACAACATCAGACTATGCGGCTAAGCTTACCGATGACTATACTATCACTAATGGCGGAGTGACATACAGCGATTGGTTCTTGCCATCGAAGGACGAGTTGAATCAGATGTACTTAAACCTAAAGGTTAGTAATCTTGTGAATTTTTCATCCGATACCTACAATGAATACTGGACTTCCTCAGAATACGACTCTGGTTATGCAATGTACCAATCCTTCGACAATGGGTATCAGGGTTATATATATCGTGGGTCTATGGGGCATAGGGTCAGGCCTGTACGGGCTTTCTGA